The Anastrepha ludens isolate Willacy chromosome 2, idAnaLude1.1, whole genome shotgun sequence genome contains a region encoding:
- the LOC128860220 gene encoding multiple coagulation factor deficiency protein 2 homolog isoform X1, with translation MCKMLNFVNFIICIATFSQTMDPCLAIKRGPHHPRSEQSKTPKVDQHLTHEEHRIDDDLKDMGINVNLEDMSDEEKNFYYFKIHDSDNNNALDGLEMLQAAIHQDEHFKKVDRDNFLHNASEELNHIIEVIDEFLQIADANKDGFLHYAEYVKAVTGAPEGQ, from the exons atgtgtaaaatgttgaattttgtaaatttcataATATGCATTGCCACATTTAGTCAGACGATGGATCCTTGTTTGGCTATAAAACGTGGTCCCCATCATCCACGCAGTGAACAATCGAAAACACCTAAAGTGGACCAGCATTTGACGCACGAAGAGCA TCGAATTGATGACGACCTCAAGGATATGGGCATAAATGTGAATTTGGAGGACATGTCCGATGAGGAAaagaatttttactattttaag ATCCATGACAGCGACAATAACAATGCACTGGATGGGCTCGAGATGCTGCAAGCGGCCATACATCAGGACGAGCATTTCAAAAAGGTCGATCGCGATAATTTTCTACACAACGCCAGTGAAGAACTGAATCATATCATTG AGGTTATTGATGAGTTCCTGCAAATTGCGGATGCTAATAAGGATGGCTTTCTGCACTATGCGGAGTACGTGAAGGCGGTCACAGGTGCACCAGAGGGACAATAG
- the LOC128860220 gene encoding multiple coagulation factor deficiency protein 2 homolog isoform X2, producing MCKMLNFVNFIICIATFSQTMDPCLAIKRGPHHPRSEQSKTPKVDQHLTHEEHRIDDDLKDMGINVNLEDMSDEEKNFYYFKIHDSDNNNALDGLEMLQAAIHQDEHFKKVDRDNFLHNASEELNHIIGFTYSRGY from the exons atgtgtaaaatgttgaattttgtaaatttcataATATGCATTGCCACATTTAGTCAGACGATGGATCCTTGTTTGGCTATAAAACGTGGTCCCCATCATCCACGCAGTGAACAATCGAAAACACCTAAAGTGGACCAGCATTTGACGCACGAAGAGCA TCGAATTGATGACGACCTCAAGGATATGGGCATAAATGTGAATTTGGAGGACATGTCCGATGAGGAAaagaatttttactattttaag ATCCATGACAGCGACAATAACAATGCACTGGATGGGCTCGAGATGCTGCAAGCGGCCATACATCAGGACGAGCATTTCAAAAAGGTCGATCGCGATAATTTTCTACACAACGCCAGTGAAGAACTGAATCATATCATTG GTTTTACATATTCCAGAGGTTATTGA